From Aquabacter sp. L1I39, the proteins below share one genomic window:
- a CDS encoding autotransporter domain-containing protein: protein MGTAGRLTFEPSLGFDWYRLIRCVFLEAGAGAAGLNVGSQTIDLIVPSVGVHQSTLIDAGAFTLTPELSARHYCRRHPCRRHRPPDRCARPVLYGDGTGPGAEHRRAGRRSAGAAEQQPEGAGAI from the coding sequence GTGGGGACCGCGGGCAGGCTCACATTTGAGCCGAGCCTCGGCTTCGACTGGTACCGCCTGATCCGCTGCGTTTTCCTTGAAGCCGGTGCGGGGGCGGCTGGGCTGAATGTGGGATCGCAGACCATCGATCTCATCGTGCCATCCGTGGGCGTGCACCAGTCGACCCTGATCGATGCCGGGGCCTTCACGCTCACGCCGGAACTGAGCGCCCGCCACTATTGCAGGCGACACCCGTGTCGGCGCCACCGCCCGCCTGATCGGTGCGCCAGGCCTGTCCTTTACGGTGACGGGACCGGGCCTGGGGCGGAACATCGGCGTGCTGGCCGCCGGTCTGCCGGCGCAGCGGAGCAGCAACCTGAAGGTGCCGGCGCAATATGA
- a CDS encoding NADP-dependent malic enzyme, producing MSNISDDLKSGALIYHRLPRPGKLEIQATKPLGNQRDLALAYSPGVAAACEAIKADPLQAAELTTRANLVAVVSNGTAVLGLGNIGPLASKPVMEGKAVLFKKFAGIDVFDIELAATEIDHLVETVAALEPTFGGINLEDIKAPECFEVERRLRERMKIPVFHDDQHGTAIIVGAAVRNALEIGNRKIEDLKIVVSGAGAAALACLGLLVTLGAKRENIWVCDIEGVVYEGRETLMDPYKSIYAQKTDARSLGEVIDGAHIFLGLSAGGVLKPEMVARMAERPLILALANPNPEIMPEEARAVRPDAMICTGRSDFPNQVNNVLCFPYIFRGALDVGATDINAEMKMAAVEAIAALARETPSDVVARAYGGETRAFGPDSIIPSPFDPRLILRIAPAVAKAAMDTGVATRPIADLEAYVDQLDQFVFRSGFIMRPLFQRAKLEKKRVIYAEGEDERVLRAAQAVVEEGIARPILVARPGVLETRLHRFGLSIRPGVDFDVINPEDDPRYRDFVRSYVEIAGRRGVTPDAARTLVRTSATVISALAVRKGEADAMLCGIEGRFMRHLRHVRDIIGRAPGVNELAALSLLITPKGNFFICDTQIQAEPTPADLAEMTVLAAAHVRRFGIEPRVALLSHSNFGSHETTSAKRVRAALDLILERDPGLQVDGEMQADTALVDEIRQRTFPASNLDGPANVLVMPDLDAADIAYNMIKVLGDALPVGPILMGTAKPAHILGPSITARGIVNMTAVAVAEAQGTL from the coding sequence ATGTCGAACATTTCCGACGATCTGAAGTCGGGAGCACTCATTTACCACCGTCTGCCGCGGCCCGGTAAGCTCGAGATCCAGGCCACCAAGCCACTCGGCAACCAGCGCGACCTTGCTCTCGCCTATTCTCCCGGTGTGGCGGCCGCGTGCGAGGCCATCAAGGCCGATCCGCTCCAGGCCGCCGAACTGACCACCCGCGCGAACCTGGTGGCCGTGGTGTCCAACGGCACCGCCGTGCTGGGCCTTGGCAATATTGGTCCGCTCGCCTCCAAGCCGGTCATGGAAGGCAAGGCGGTTCTGTTTAAGAAGTTCGCCGGCATCGATGTGTTCGACATCGAGTTGGCGGCCACCGAGATCGACCATCTGGTGGAGACGGTGGCGGCGCTGGAACCTACCTTCGGCGGCATCAACCTGGAAGACATCAAGGCGCCTGAATGCTTCGAGGTGGAGCGGCGCCTGCGCGAGCGCATGAAGATCCCGGTCTTCCATGACGATCAGCATGGCACCGCCATCATCGTCGGCGCCGCCGTGCGCAATGCGCTGGAGATCGGCAACCGCAAGATCGAGGATCTCAAGATCGTCGTCTCCGGTGCCGGCGCGGCGGCGCTCGCCTGCCTCGGCCTGCTGGTGACGCTCGGTGCCAAGCGCGAGAACATCTGGGTCTGCGACATCGAGGGCGTGGTCTATGAAGGCCGCGAGACCCTCATGGACCCCTACAAGTCCATCTATGCCCAGAAGACCGACGCCCGTTCGCTGGGCGAGGTCATTGACGGCGCCCACATCTTCCTCGGCCTGTCCGCCGGCGGCGTGCTGAAGCCGGAGATGGTCGCCCGCATGGCCGAGCGGCCGCTGATCCTGGCGCTGGCCAATCCCAATCCCGAGATCATGCCGGAAGAAGCGCGCGCCGTGCGCCCCGACGCCATGATCTGCACCGGCCGGTCGGACTTCCCGAACCAGGTCAACAACGTCTTGTGCTTCCCCTACATCTTCCGCGGCGCGCTCGACGTGGGCGCCACCGACATCAACGCGGAAATGAAGATGGCGGCGGTGGAAGCCATCGCCGCGCTTGCCCGTGAGACGCCTTCCGACGTGGTGGCCCGCGCCTATGGCGGCGAGACCCGGGCCTTCGGTCCGGACAGCATCATTCCCTCGCCCTTCGACCCACGCCTGATCCTGCGCATCGCGCCGGCGGTGGCAAAGGCGGCCATGGATACCGGCGTCGCCACGCGGCCCATCGCCGACCTGGAAGCCTATGTGGACCAGCTGGACCAGTTCGTGTTCCGCTCCGGCTTCATCATGCGTCCCCTGTTCCAGCGGGCGAAGCTGGAAAAGAAGCGCGTGATCTATGCGGAGGGCGAGGACGAGCGCGTGCTGCGCGCCGCACAGGCCGTGGTGGAAGAGGGCATTGCCCGTCCGATCCTGGTGGCGCGCCCCGGCGTGCTGGAGACCCGCCTGCACCGCTTCGGCCTGTCCATCCGACCGGGCGTCGATTTCGACGTGATCAATCCCGAGGATGATCCGCGCTATCGCGACTTCGTGCGCTCCTATGTGGAGATTGCCGGCCGCCGGGGCGTGACGCCCGATGCGGCCCGTACGCTGGTGCGCACGTCGGCGACCGTGATCTCGGCGCTGGCCGTGCGCAAGGGCGAGGCGGACGCCATGCTGTGTGGCATTGAGGGCCGCTTCATGCGCCACCTGCGCCATGTGCGCGACATCATCGGCCGCGCGCCGGGGGTGAACGAACTGGCCGCCCTGTCGCTGCTGATCACGCCAAAGGGCAATTTCTTCATCTGCGACACCCAGATCCAGGCCGAGCCCACCCCGGCTGACCTCGCCGAAATGACGGTGCTTGCCGCCGCCCATGTGCGCCGGTTCGGCATCGAGCCGCGGGTGGCGCTGCTGTCGCATTCCAACTTCGGCAGCCACGAGACCACCAGCGCCAAGCGGGTGCGCGCGGCGCTCGATCTTATCCTCGAGCGCGACCCTGGCCTTCAGGTCGATGGCGAGATGCAGGCGGACACCGCTCTGGTGGATGAAATCCGCCAGCGCACCTTCCCGGCTTCCAACCTCGACGGCCCTGCCAATGTCCTGGTGATGCCCGATCTCGACGCGGCGGACATTGCCTACAACATGATCAAGGTGCTGGGCGACGCCCTGCCGGTGGGACCCATCCTCATGGGCACCGCCAAGCCGGCGCACATTCTCGGCCCCTCCATCACCGCTCGCGGCATCGTCAACATGACGGCCGTGGCCGTGGCGGAGGCCCAGGGCACGCTCTGA
- the aspS gene encoding aspartate--tRNA ligase — translation MHRYRTHTCGALTDAQVGESVRLSGWCHRIRDHGGVLFIDLRDHYGLTQVVIDPDSPAFSAAEKVRAEWVVRFDGKVRLRPEGTENADLPTGKVEVYATELEVLGPAAELPLPVFGDQDYPEDIRLRYRFLDLRRERIHGNIMKRGQIIDSLRQRMKGQGFFEFQTPILTASSPEGARDFLVPSRIHPGKFYALPQAPQQYKQLIMMSGFDRYFQIAPCFRDEDPRADRLPGEFYQLDLEMSFVTQEDVFAAVEPVIRGVFEQFGDGKPVTQNWPRIPYAEALRKYGSDKPDLRNPLVMQNVSEHFRGSNFKVFARLLEDPKNEVWAIPGPTGGSRAFCDRMNSWAQGEGQPGLGYVIFDKKIQSEVWAKEVEPLTGRVAENVPYNVEYPDEAVGKGPIANNIGPERTEAIRQQLGLKAGDAAFFVAGDPSKFYKFAGLARTKVGEELKLVDLDRYELAWIVDFPFYEWSDEEKKIDFSHNPFSMPQGGLEALQSQDPLTIKAFQYDIACNGYEIASGGIRNHRPEAMVKAFELAGYDEATVVERFGGMYRAFQYGAPPHGGMAAGIDRIVMLLCGVTNLREISLFPMNQQALDLLMGAPSDVAPKQLRELHIRLNLPQK, via the coding sequence ATGCACCGCTACCGCACTCATACCTGCGGCGCGCTCACCGATGCCCAGGTTGGCGAAAGCGTCCGCCTCTCCGGCTGGTGCCATCGCATCCGCGATCATGGCGGCGTGCTGTTCATCGACCTTCGGGACCATTATGGCCTGACCCAGGTGGTGATCGACCCCGACAGCCCCGCCTTCTCCGCCGCCGAGAAGGTGCGCGCGGAATGGGTGGTGCGCTTCGACGGCAAGGTGCGCCTGCGCCCCGAGGGCACCGAGAATGCGGACCTGCCCACCGGCAAGGTGGAGGTCTATGCCACCGAGCTGGAAGTGCTCGGCCCGGCGGCGGAACTGCCGCTGCCGGTGTTCGGCGACCAGGACTATCCGGAAGACATCCGCCTGCGCTACCGCTTCCTGGACCTGCGCCGCGAGCGCATCCACGGCAACATCATGAAGCGCGGCCAGATCATCGACAGCCTGCGCCAGCGCATGAAGGGCCAGGGCTTCTTCGAGTTCCAGACGCCGATCCTGACCGCCTCCTCGCCGGAAGGCGCGCGCGACTTCCTGGTGCCCTCGCGCATCCATCCCGGCAAGTTCTACGCGCTGCCCCAGGCGCCGCAGCAATATAAGCAGCTGATCATGATGAGCGGCTTCGACCGCTACTTCCAGATCGCCCCCTGCTTCCGCGACGAGGACCCGCGCGCCGACCGCCTGCCGGGCGAGTTCTACCAGCTCGACCTGGAAATGAGCTTCGTCACCCAGGAAGACGTGTTCGCGGCGGTGGAGCCGGTCATCCGCGGCGTGTTCGAGCAGTTCGGCGACGGCAAGCCGGTGACCCAGAACTGGCCGCGCATTCCCTATGCGGAGGCCCTGCGCAAGTATGGCTCCGACAAGCCGGACCTGCGCAACCCGCTGGTCATGCAGAATGTCTCGGAGCACTTCCGGGGCTCCAACTTCAAGGTGTTTGCTCGCCTCTTGGAAGACCCCAAGAACGAGGTCTGGGCCATTCCTGGCCCCACCGGCGGCTCCCGCGCCTTCTGCGACCGCATGAACAGCTGGGCGCAGGGCGAGGGCCAGCCGGGCCTTGGCTACGTGATTTTCGACAAGAAAATTCAGTCCGAGGTTTGGGCCAAGGAAGTTGAGCCGCTGACTGGACGCGTAGCCGAGAACGTCCCCTACAACGTCGAGTACCCTGATGAGGCCGTCGGGAAAGGGCCTATCGCTAATAACATCGGTCCCGAGCGTACCGAGGCGATCCGCCAGCAACTCGGTCTGAAAGCCGGCGATGCCGCCTTCTTCGTGGCCGGCGACCCCTCCAAGTTCTACAAATTCGCCGGCCTGGCCCGCACCAAGGTGGGCGAGGAGCTGAAGCTCGTCGACCTCGACCGCTACGAGCTAGCCTGGATCGTCGACTTCCCCTTCTATGAGTGGTCGGACGAGGAGAAGAAGATCGACTTCTCCCACAATCCCTTCTCCATGCCCCAGGGCGGGCTTGAGGCGTTGCAGTCGCAGGATCCGCTCACCATCAAGGCGTTCCAGTACGACATCGCCTGCAACGGCTATGAGATCGCCTCCGGCGGCATCCGCAATCATCGCCCCGAAGCCATGGTGAAGGCGTTCGAGTTGGCCGGCTATGACGAGGCCACCGTGGTGGAGCGGTTCGGCGGCATGTACCGGGCCTTCCAGTATGGCGCGCCGCCCCATGGCGGCATGGCGGCGGGCATCGACCGCATCGTGATGCTGCTGTGCGGCGTCACCAACCTGCGCGAGATTTCGCTCTTCCCCATGAACCAGCAGGCGCTCGACCTGCTCATGGGCGCGCCCTCGGACGTGGCGCCCAAGCAACTGCGCGAACTGCACATCCGCCTGAACCTGCCGCAGAAGTGA
- a CDS encoding bifunctional diguanylate cyclase/phosphodiesterase, producing the protein MDVPPDHSSPLLNVTRPPAPGRAKGVVWVAALGALFAVAALATAAIMVLSLERHAVADRQREMANLALTLSEQTARAFEALELVQLSVVDFIAAAGVTDRDGLQRAVSTMAMHQTLREKIDALPYVDAVTIIDENGKLLNFSRYWPIPPVNISDRDYFIALKSMTGPDTFISVPVPNRGTGTMTIYLARRFTTPDGKFLGLVLGAMEQAYFENFFGAINLGRDGAILLARDDGAYLASHPHLVPPAGLAEQRQERARDILAQRGPQIAPPGLVDDKERLVAVNSPERYPMAVMVTDTLSAVQRSVRPQAWAILTGAVLLCLVIGGLVVVAIRFLRSQHNFAATAHYTARHDPLTSLPNRLLLGERIAQALGQGEASFPLAVLFLDLDYFKSINDTLGHAVGDALLQAVARRIEGCVGADATVSRLGGDEFAILHPRTDADAALALAERLLAAIRAPFVVERHRVIAGGSIGVAVAPEHGETTTDLLKNADLALYRAKGDGRGQARVFHREMERNALTRRTLELDLDAAWREGLFCLQYQPIFAIHDQRLVAFEALLRWRHPSRGLVSPGSFIAVLEETGLVIPVGAWVLEQACRAAMQWPEQMRVAVNLSPIQFRGNLASQQVTNALRQSGLQPHRLEVEITETALLDESDAAEAAFESFRAQGISVALDDFGTGYSSMSYLRRLTFSRIKIDQTFIEGLEQGGQGHAIVRAMIGLAQALKVEITAEGVERQEQLEILRTEGCTHVQGFLLGRPMGEEEAATLAMRMAR; encoded by the coding sequence ATGGACGTCCCGCCGGACCATTCCTCCCCTCTGCTGAATGTCACACGACCGCCCGCACCCGGGCGCGCGAAAGGCGTGGTGTGGGTGGCGGCGCTCGGCGCCCTGTTCGCTGTCGCGGCCCTTGCGACCGCCGCGATCATGGTCCTGTCCCTGGAACGCCATGCGGTGGCAGACCGCCAGCGGGAGATGGCCAACCTTGCCTTGACACTTTCGGAACAGACCGCCCGGGCCTTCGAGGCGCTCGAACTGGTCCAGCTGTCCGTGGTGGATTTCATCGCTGCCGCCGGCGTCACCGACCGGGACGGGCTGCAACGGGCCGTTTCCACCATGGCGATGCACCAGACGCTGCGCGAGAAGATCGACGCCTTGCCCTATGTGGATGCGGTCACCATCATCGACGAGAACGGCAAGCTGCTGAATTTCTCGCGCTATTGGCCCATCCCGCCGGTCAACATCTCGGACCGAGACTATTTCATCGCCCTGAAGTCCATGACCGGGCCCGACACCTTCATCTCGGTGCCGGTGCCCAATCGCGGCACGGGCACCATGACCATCTATCTCGCCCGTCGCTTCACCACGCCGGATGGCAAGTTCCTCGGCCTCGTGCTCGGCGCCATGGAACAGGCCTATTTCGAGAACTTCTTCGGCGCCATCAATCTGGGCCGGGACGGCGCCATCCTGCTGGCGCGCGACGACGGCGCTTATCTGGCGAGCCATCCCCACCTTGTGCCCCCGGCCGGCCTTGCGGAACAGCGCCAGGAGCGGGCCCGCGACATCCTCGCGCAGCGCGGGCCGCAGATCGCTCCGCCGGGCCTCGTGGACGACAAGGAGCGGCTGGTGGCGGTGAACAGCCCCGAACGCTATCCCATGGCCGTCATGGTGACGGATACCCTTTCGGCCGTGCAGCGTTCCGTACGGCCCCAGGCTTGGGCCATCCTCACCGGTGCGGTCCTCCTGTGCCTCGTCATCGGCGGCCTGGTGGTGGTGGCCATCCGGTTCCTGCGCTCCCAGCACAACTTTGCCGCCACCGCCCATTACACGGCCCGGCACGATCCGCTCACATCCCTCCCCAACCGCCTGCTTCTGGGCGAGCGCATCGCGCAGGCCCTAGGGCAGGGCGAGGCCAGCTTTCCGCTTGCGGTGCTGTTCCTGGACCTCGACTACTTCAAGTCCATCAACGACACGCTCGGGCATGCGGTGGGCGATGCGCTGCTGCAAGCGGTGGCGCGCCGCATTGAGGGATGCGTCGGCGCCGATGCCACCGTTTCGCGCCTGGGAGGCGACGAGTTTGCCATCCTTCACCCCCGCACCGACGCCGACGCCGCCCTGGCCCTGGCAGAGCGGCTGCTCGCCGCCATCCGCGCACCCTTCGTGGTGGAGCGTCACCGGGTGATTGCAGGTGGCAGCATCGGTGTCGCGGTCGCCCCCGAGCACGGAGAAACCACAACGGACCTCCTGAAAAATGCCGACCTTGCCCTCTACCGCGCCAAAGGTGACGGGCGGGGCCAAGCCCGCGTGTTCCATCGGGAAATGGAGCGCAACGCCCTGACCCGCCGCACGCTGGAGCTCGATCTCGACGCGGCGTGGCGGGAGGGCCTGTTCTGCCTCCAATACCAACCCATCTTCGCCATCCACGACCAACGTTTGGTGGCCTTTGAGGCCTTGCTGCGGTGGCGGCACCCGAGCCGGGGCCTCGTGAGCCCCGGCAGCTTCATTGCCGTGCTGGAGGAAACCGGCCTCGTGATCCCCGTCGGGGCCTGGGTGCTGGAACAGGCCTGCCGCGCGGCGATGCAGTGGCCGGAACAGATGCGCGTGGCTGTCAACCTCTCCCCGATCCAGTTCCGCGGCAACCTCGCCAGCCAGCAAGTCACCAATGCGCTGCGCCAGTCCGGCCTGCAGCCGCACCGCCTAGAGGTGGAGATCACCGAGACCGCCCTTCTGGATGAGAGCGATGCGGCCGAGGCCGCCTTTGAAAGCTTCCGGGCCCAGGGCATTTCGGTGGCGCTCGACGATTTCGGTACCGGCTATTCCTCCATGTCCTATCTGCGCCGGCTCACCTTCAGCCGAATCAAGATCGATCAGACCTTCATTGAGGGCCTTGAGCAGGGCGGGCAGGGCCATGCCATCGTGCGCGCCATGATCGGCCTCGCGCAGGCCCTGAAGGTGGAGATCACTGCCGAGGGGGTGGAGCGGCAGGAGCAGCTGGAAATCCTGCGCACAGAAGGCTGCACCCATGTGCAAGGCTTTCTGCTTGGCCGCCCCATGGGGGAAGAGGAAGCCGCGACGCTCGCCATGCGCATGGCTCGTTGA
- the rnd gene encoding ribonuclease D, with the protein MELITTTEALAAACERFARHDFVTVDTEFLRETTFWPKLCVVQVASPDEAIVVDALAEGMDLSPFFALMANEQVMKAFHAGRQDIEIIWHLAGIIPHPVFDTQVAAMVLGYGDSISYDQLVQRICGHALDKSSRFTDWSRRPLSPSQLTYAVADVTHLREVYLTLLQDLQARGRAEWVGEEMHVLTSPDTYRQDPESAWERLKSRVRKPRELAVLIEVAAWREREAQTRDLPRGRIIKDEVIGEIATQQPQTPEKLAELRSLPKGFERSRYGEAVLEAVKRGLARDPRTLPRIERDKPLPNGASATVELLKVLLRMTAEQNAVAAKVIATTDDLERIAVDDDAPVQAMRGWRRELFGERALALKSGRLALAVERGRVVAVEREKVDA; encoded by the coding sequence ATGGAGCTGATCACCACCACTGAAGCCCTCGCTGCCGCCTGCGAGCGTTTCGCCCGCCACGATTTCGTCACCGTCGACACGGAATTCCTGCGCGAGACGACCTTTTGGCCGAAGCTCTGCGTGGTTCAGGTCGCGTCGCCCGACGAGGCTATCGTCGTCGATGCCTTGGCCGAGGGGATGGACCTCTCCCCCTTCTTCGCCCTCATGGCCAATGAGCAGGTGATGAAGGCCTTCCATGCCGGGCGGCAGGACATCGAGATCATCTGGCATCTGGCCGGCATCATCCCCCACCCGGTGTTCGACACGCAGGTGGCGGCCATGGTACTGGGCTATGGTGACAGCATCTCCTACGACCAATTGGTGCAGCGCATTTGCGGGCACGCGCTCGACAAGTCCTCGCGCTTTACCGACTGGTCCCGCCGGCCGCTCTCCCCCTCCCAGCTGACCTATGCGGTGGCGGACGTCACGCACCTGCGGGAGGTCTATCTCACGCTGCTGCAAGACCTCCAGGCCCGCGGCCGGGCCGAGTGGGTGGGGGAGGAAATGCACGTACTGACCTCGCCGGATACCTATCGCCAGGATCCGGAGAGCGCGTGGGAGCGCCTGAAGTCGCGCGTCCGAAAGCCCCGAGAACTCGCTGTTCTCATCGAGGTGGCGGCCTGGCGCGAACGGGAAGCCCAGACCCGGGACCTGCCGCGCGGGCGAATCATCAAGGACGAAGTGATCGGCGAGATCGCCACCCAGCAGCCCCAGACGCCCGAAAAGCTCGCCGAACTGCGCTCCCTGCCCAAGGGCTTCGAGCGCTCGCGCTATGGTGAGGCGGTGCTTGAGGCGGTGAAGCGCGGCCTCGCCCGCGATCCGCGCACCTTGCCCCGCATTGAGCGGGACAAGCCCTTGCCCAACGGCGCTTCCGCCACGGTGGAACTGCTGAAGGTGCTGCTGCGCATGACGGCGGAGCAGAATGCGGTGGCCGCCAAGGTCATCGCCACCACGGACGATCTGGAGCGGATTGCGGTGGACGATGACGCCCCCGTCCAGGCCATGCGCGGCTGGCGCCGAGAATTGTTCGGGGAACGGGCCCTCGCGCTGAAGTCCGGGCGGCTCGCTTTGGCCGTGGAGCGCGGCCGGGTGGTGGCGGTGGAGCGGGAAAAGGTGGACGCCTGA
- a CDS encoding enoyl-CoA hydratase-related protein has protein sequence MSDAETILLQREGGVARIRFNRPQVLNALNESMILAFADVVAQVADDPSVRVVVLSGEGRGFLAGGDVGRFHAAGADAPSVVDSIIGPFHRAMTQLTTLRAPVVAALHGPVAGAGLSVALAADLAIAAEDAKFTLAYSRIGTSPDGGASWSLPRVVGLRRAMEMALLSDVVDAAEALRLGLVNKVVPQERLAAEVDALVTRLAAGPTYAYGKIKALLRGSLQHSLPEQLEAERQSFLSCAGTADFAEGAAAFVQKRAAVFEGK, from the coding sequence ATGTCGGACGCCGAGACCATTCTGTTGCAAAGGGAAGGCGGCGTCGCGCGCATCCGCTTCAACCGGCCCCAGGTTCTGAATGCCCTGAATGAAAGCATGATCCTGGCCTTCGCCGATGTGGTGGCGCAGGTGGCTGACGATCCTTCCGTGCGTGTGGTGGTGCTGTCGGGCGAGGGGCGCGGCTTCCTGGCGGGGGGCGATGTGGGGCGCTTCCATGCGGCGGGCGCCGATGCGCCGTCCGTGGTGGATTCCATCATCGGTCCGTTCCACCGGGCCATGACGCAGCTCACGACCTTGCGCGCGCCGGTGGTGGCGGCCTTGCATGGCCCTGTGGCCGGCGCCGGCCTCAGCGTCGCCTTGGCGGCGGACCTCGCCATAGCCGCCGAGGATGCCAAGTTCACGCTCGCCTATAGCCGCATCGGCACAAGCCCGGATGGCGGCGCCTCCTGGAGCTTGCCCCGTGTGGTGGGGCTGCGCCGCGCCATGGAGATGGCGCTTCTCTCCGATGTGGTCGATGCGGCCGAGGCCCTGCGCCTGGGGCTTGTGAACAAGGTGGTGCCCCAGGAGCGCCTCGCGGCCGAAGTGGATGCGCTGGTGACGCGGCTCGCCGCCGGACCGACCTACGCTTATGGGAAGATCAAGGCGCTGCTGCGTGGCTCGCTCCAGCACAGCTTGCCGGAGCAATTGGAGGCGGAACGGCAGTCCTTCCTCTCCTGTGCCGGCACGGCGGATTTCGCCGAGGGCGCCGCCGCCTTCGTGCAGAAGCGTGCGGCTGTCTTTGAAGGTAAATAA
- a CDS encoding NAD(P)H-dependent flavin oxidoreductase, protein MPLPAQLEGRLKAPIVAAPMFLVSNPDLVVETCRSGLLGTFPALNQRSTEGYADWLDEINGRLADAPDAAPFGVNLIVHRSNTRLEADLKVTVDRKVPLVITSLGAVPDVVKAVHSYGGLVFHDVINRRHAEKAAEAGVDGIIAVCAGAGGHAGTLSPFALVPEIRAIFSGTILLSGAMSTGAHVAAARLLGADLAYLGTRFIATRESAAPDGYKAMLMEARAADILYTPSISGVNANFLTPSIVAAGLNPNALPDHATLDLNHEARAWKNVWSAGQGVGSVLDTPPTAELCQRLIAEFEAAKSAAARL, encoded by the coding sequence ATGCCCTTGCCGGCCCAGCTTGAAGGACGCCTGAAGGCGCCCATCGTCGCCGCCCCCATGTTCCTGGTCTCGAATCCGGACCTGGTCGTGGAAACCTGTCGCAGCGGCCTGTTGGGCACCTTCCCCGCCCTCAACCAGCGCAGCACCGAGGGCTATGCGGATTGGCTCGACGAGATCAATGGCCGCCTCGCGGATGCGCCGGATGCCGCGCCGTTCGGCGTCAATCTCATCGTCCACCGTTCCAACACCCGACTGGAGGCCGACCTGAAGGTGACGGTGGACCGCAAGGTGCCGCTGGTCATCACTTCGCTCGGCGCCGTGCCGGACGTGGTTAAGGCGGTGCATTCCTATGGCGGGCTGGTGTTCCATGACGTCATCAACCGCCGCCATGCGGAAAAGGCGGCGGAAGCGGGGGTGGACGGCATCATCGCCGTATGCGCCGGAGCCGGCGGACATGCGGGGACGCTCAGCCCCTTCGCCCTGGTGCCGGAGATCCGCGCCATCTTTTCAGGGACCATTCTGCTGTCGGGCGCCATGTCCACGGGCGCCCATGTGGCCGCCGCCCGCCTTCTGGGGGCAGACCTCGCCTATCTCGGCACCCGCTTCATCGCCACGCGCGAGAGCGCGGCGCCGGACGGCTACAAGGCCATGCTGATGGAGGCGCGCGCCGCCGATATCCTCTACACGCCCTCCATTTCCGGCGTGAACGCCAACTTCCTGACCCCCTCCATCGTTGCGGCAGGTCTTAATCCCAATGCCCTGCCGGACCATGCCACCCTCGACCTAAATCACGAGGCACGGGCGTGGAAGAACGTCTGGTCGGCCGGCCAAGGGGTCGGTTCGGTGCTCGACACGCCCCCCACCGCAGAGCTTTGCCAGCGCCTGATCGCCGAATTCGAAGCCGCCAAGAGCGCCGCCGCACGCTTGTGA
- a CDS encoding DUF2849 domain-containing protein: protein MTSPLQQKLKITGPTVITANRLADGVVVWLTEDHAWSTRLADAAVVNTSDAALRLLNVANADENTAVGAYPARVATEGDDIRPGNLRERIRVSGPTIAFSHSA, encoded by the coding sequence ATGACGTCCCCGCTCCAGCAGAAGCTGAAGATCACAGGCCCAACGGTCATCACCGCCAACCGGCTCGCTGATGGCGTGGTGGTGTGGCTGACCGAGGACCATGCCTGGTCCACGCGGCTCGCGGACGCAGCCGTGGTGAACACTTCGGACGCAGCGCTCCGTCTTTTGAATGTCGCGAATGCGGATGAAAACACGGCCGTGGGCGCCTACCCCGCGCGGGTGGCGACCGAAGGGGACGACATCCGCCCGGGCAATCTGCGGGAACGCATCCGGGTCTCCGGTCCCACCATCGCCTTTTCACACTCCGCCTGA